The Planktothrix tepida PCC 9214 genome window below encodes:
- a CDS encoding fluoride efflux transporter FluC: protein MEFLKGRYAISVAIGAIFGALSRFYLTEATQAIFGKNFGFYSTFLINVTGCLLIAYILTLAIENIRQITPELRLMTTTGFCGAYTTFSTYGLEANGFLARGETQTMFLYFFGSAVVGMICVQIGVLLARAGLPKLKGEGIGRRVNKTK, encoded by the coding sequence ATGGAGTTTTTGAAAGGACGTTATGCTATATCTGTGGCAATTGGGGCTATTTTTGGTGCATTAAGTCGTTTCTATTTAACTGAAGCCACCCAAGCAATTTTTGGAAAAAATTTTGGCTTTTACAGTACATTTTTGATTAATGTGACCGGTTGTTTATTGATTGCTTATATTTTGACTCTAGCGATTGAGAATATTCGACAGATCACACCTGAACTGCGACTGATGACGACAACCGGTTTCTGCGGTGCTTATACAACCTTTTCTACCTACGGTTTAGAAGCCAATGGTTTCTTAGCCCGGGGAGAGACCCAAACGATGTTCCTTTATTTTTTTGGGAGTGCCGTCGTCGGGATGATTTGTGTCCAAATCGGTGTTTTATTGGCAAGGGCAGGTCTTCCAAAACTTAAAGGGGAGGGGATTGGTCGTCGGGTTAACAAGACTAAGTAA
- the crcB gene encoding fluoride efflux transporter CrcB, with protein sequence MSDLTNVLAIAAGAVPGALSRYQLTEWTKAKFGTKFPYGTFIINLTGCLAVGFFFTISKGITGYPKELDLLIRTGFLGSYTTFSTYGFDTLSLWRNKQTVATAFYWAGSAIVGLIAVMIGVAIANIIVPSS encoded by the coding sequence ATGTCAGACCTCACTAACGTTTTAGCGATCGCAGCAGGAGCAGTACCAGGGGCACTATCTCGGTATCAACTGACCGAATGGACAAAAGCTAAATTCGGAACAAAATTTCCCTATGGAACATTTATTATTAATTTAACGGGATGTTTAGCTGTAGGTTTCTTTTTTACAATTTCCAAAGGAATTACAGGCTATCCCAAAGAATTAGATTTACTCATTAGAACTGGATTTTTAGGGTCTTACACCACATTTTCAACCTACGGGTTTGATACTTTAAGTCTCTGGCGGAATAAACAAACCGTTGCGACTGCTTTTTATTGGGCTGGGAGTGCAATTGTGGGTTTGATAGCGGTGATGATAGGCGTTGCGATCGCTAATATTATTGTACCTTCTTCATAA
- a CDS encoding diflavin flavoprotein — MVALTDRVKQNRLTIEVKDIAADTTAIRSLDWDRERFDIEFGLQNGTTYNSFIIRGEKLALVDTSHAKFRQLYLDTLKGLINPADIDYLIISHTEPDHSGLVKDVLELAPNATVVGAKVAIQFLENLTHTPFKSKLVKNGDTLDLGNDHVLEFVSAPNLHWPDTIFSYDRKTQTLFTCDAFGMHYCSDHTYDESLADIEPDFRFYYECLMAPNARSVISAMKRMEPLGEITTIATGHGPLLRHNLKELTGRYWKWSQEQTKSETSVAVFYFSDYGYSDRLSQAIAHGITKTGVAVEMMDLRTAEPPEVRELVMSSAGFVIGMPPVSGVNSELAEEAINTIIASAHNKQAYGLYESGGGNDLSLYPLQVKLNDAGLKQSFPSIRITETPHDTTYQTCDEAGTDIGQWLSRDKTVKQMKSLDTNLDKALGRLSGGLYIITAQKGEVSSAMLASWVTQASFQPLGLTIAVAKDRAIEALMQVDDQFVLNVLAENNYQKLMRHFLKRFAPGADRFEGVNTQTANNGSPILTDALAYLECQVQSRMELSDHWIVYATVDNGRVSDPEVLPAVHHRKVGNHY; from the coding sequence ATGGTAGCCCTCACTGACCGTGTAAAACAAAATCGTTTAACCATTGAAGTTAAAGACATTGCTGCTGATACCACGGCAATTCGTTCCCTAGATTGGGATCGGGAAAGATTTGACATAGAATTTGGTCTGCAAAATGGTACAACCTATAATTCCTTTATCATTCGCGGGGAAAAACTAGCCCTCGTTGATACATCCCACGCTAAGTTTCGCCAACTGTATTTAGATACGCTGAAGGGATTAATTAATCCTGCTGATATTGACTATTTAATTATTAGTCATACTGAACCCGATCATAGTGGCTTAGTTAAAGATGTCCTAGAACTCGCGCCTAATGCTACCGTTGTGGGGGCGAAAGTGGCGATTCAATTTTTAGAAAATTTAACCCATACGCCCTTTAAAAGTAAATTAGTCAAAAATGGCGATACTTTAGACTTAGGGAATGATCATGTTTTAGAATTTGTTTCCGCCCCGAATTTGCATTGGCCGGATACCATTTTTAGTTATGATCGGAAAACCCAAACGTTATTTACCTGTGATGCGTTTGGAATGCACTATTGTTCTGATCACACCTACGATGAAAGTTTAGCTGACATTGAACCGGATTTTCGCTTTTATTATGAGTGTTTAATGGCTCCGAATGCACGTTCGGTGATTAGTGCCATGAAACGCATGGAACCGTTAGGAGAAATTACCACCATTGCCACCGGACACGGCCCTTTATTACGGCATAATTTAAAAGAATTAACCGGACGTTATTGGAAATGGAGCCAGGAACAAACCAAATCAGAAACTAGCGTCGCGGTGTTTTATTTCTCCGATTATGGGTATAGCGATCGCCTTTCCCAAGCCATTGCTCACGGGATTACCAAAACAGGTGTAGCGGTAGAAATGATGGATTTACGCACGGCTGAACCCCCAGAAGTGCGCGAATTAGTGATGAGTTCTGCGGGATTTGTGATTGGAATGCCACCTGTTTCGGGTGTCAATTCTGAACTGGCAGAAGAAGCCATTAATACCATTATTGCATCGGCTCATAATAAGCAAGCTTACGGTTTATATGAGTCGGGAGGTGGCAATGATTTATCATTATATCCGTTGCAAGTTAAACTCAATGATGCCGGATTAAAACAATCTTTTCCTTCAATTCGGATTACTGAAACGCCCCACGATACCACCTATCAAACCTGTGATGAAGCGGGAACGGATATCGGGCAATGGTTGAGTCGGGATAAAACCGTGAAGCAGATGAAATCCCTGGATACAAACTTAGATAAAGCCCTGGGACGCTTAAGCGGTGGGTTGTATATTATTACGGCTCAAAAAGGAGAAGTGAGCAGTGCGATGTTAGCCTCTTGGGTGACTCAAGCGAGTTTTCAACCGTTAGGATTAACCATTGCAGTGGCAAAAGATCGGGCAATTGAAGCGTTAATGCAAGTCGATGATCAATTTGTGCTCAATGTTTTAGCCGAAAATAATTATCAAAAATTAATGCGACACTTCTTAAAACGATTTGCTCCGGGTGCCGATCGATTTGAAGGCGTTAATACCCAAACTGCTAACAATGGCAGTCCCATTTTAACGGATGCTTTAGCCTATTTAGAATGCCAAGTCCAAAGTCGGATGGAGTTAAGTGATCACTGGATTGTTTATGCCACCGTTGATAACGGACGGGTCAGTGATCCTGAAGTGTTACCTGCGGTTCACCATCGCAAAGTCGGTAATCATTATTAA
- a CDS encoding diflavin flavoprotein — MSNQKPRDVQVFLIGNDTKVVRSRTWDRLKFEVEYSLQRGTTANSYIIEAEQTAIIDPPGESFTQNYIEALQSRLNLEQLNYIILGHFNANRGATLKALLTLSPQATFVCSNPAALALREYFEDENLKILTIKGEETLDLGQGHQLQFILTPTPRWPDEILTYDPATEILFSDKLFGAHVCGDQVFDEGWSVYSDDRRFYYDCLHAAQAKQVLSTLDKIKDLPAIKFYATGHGPLVKYGMTELTNLYQQWSEKQKSNELNVALIYASAYGNTATVAQAIAKGLTKSDVAVELINCEYAKSSEIQEALEKCDGFIIGSPTLGGHAPTQVQTALGVILNTASTNKLAGVFGSYGWSGEAIDLLEGRLKDAGYKFGFEPIRVKFAPTDVTLHTCKEAAVDFAQTLKRTQKRRAFRPTATSSGADRTAQAIGRIVGSLCVVSGRRGEVCSAMLASWVSQATFNPPGFTVAVAKDRALEPLTHIGDPFVLNILQEGKQLRKHFLKRYEPGEDRFVGLETEAASNGCLILKDALAYLECEVKNRMECGDHWVIYATVNNGHLLHPEGVTAVHYRKTGSQY; from the coding sequence ATGTCTAATCAAAAACCGCGTGATGTTCAAGTTTTTTTAATTGGGAATGATACAAAAGTTGTGCGATCGCGCACTTGGGATCGATTAAAATTTGAAGTGGAATATTCTCTGCAACGGGGAACAACGGCGAATAGTTATATTATTGAAGCCGAGCAAACTGCAATTATTGATCCTCCTGGAGAATCCTTTACCCAAAATTATATTGAAGCGTTACAAAGTCGCTTAAATTTAGAACAGTTGAATTATATTATTTTGGGTCACTTTAATGCCAATCGGGGGGCAACATTAAAGGCTTTATTAACATTATCACCCCAGGCAACATTCGTTTGCTCTAATCCTGCTGCGTTAGCCTTACGGGAATATTTTGAAGATGAAAACTTAAAGATTTTAACCATCAAGGGGGAAGAAACTTTAGATTTAGGTCAAGGTCATCAATTACAGTTTATTTTAACCCCGACTCCTCGCTGGCCTGATGAAATTTTAACCTATGATCCGGCTACGGAAATTTTATTTTCTGATAAACTATTTGGGGCGCACGTTTGCGGCGATCAAGTGTTTGATGAAGGGTGGTCAGTGTATAGCGATGATCGACGGTTTTATTATGACTGTCTTCATGCCGCCCAAGCTAAACAAGTGCTTTCTACTCTCGATAAAATTAAAGACTTACCTGCAATTAAATTCTATGCAACAGGTCATGGGCCGTTAGTGAAATATGGCATGACTGAACTGACCAATTTATATCAACAATGGAGTGAAAAACAAAAATCTAATGAATTAAATGTGGCATTAATCTATGCTTCAGCCTATGGAAATACGGCTACTGTTGCCCAAGCGATCGCTAAAGGTTTAACCAAATCTGATGTGGCTGTAGAATTAATTAATTGTGAATACGCCAAATCTTCAGAAATTCAAGAAGCGTTAGAAAAATGTGATGGGTTTATTATTGGTTCACCCACATTAGGCGGTCATGCGCCGACACAAGTTCAAACGGCTTTAGGGGTGATTTTAAATACCGCTTCTACAAATAAATTAGCGGGTGTTTTTGGGTCGTATGGATGGAGTGGGGAAGCGATTGATTTGTTAGAAGGTCGCTTGAAAGATGCAGGGTATAAATTTGGTTTTGAACCCATTCGGGTGAAATTTGCTCCAACGGATGTTACGTTACACACTTGCAAAGAAGCGGCGGTTGACTTTGCTCAAACCCTCAAACGCACGCAAAAACGGCGGGCTTTTCGCCCCACTGCGACTTCATCGGGGGCTGATCGCACCGCCCAAGCCATAGGGCGTATCGTGGGTTCGTTGTGTGTCGTCTCCGGTCGTCGAGGCGAGGTGTGCAGCGCTATGTTAGCGTCCTGGGTATCCCAAGCCACCTTTAACCCTCCGGGGTTTACCGTTGCTGTGGCGAAGGATCGGGCTTTGGAACCTTTAACCCATATTGGGGATCCGTTTGTTCTGAATATTTTGCAGGAAGGGAAACAACTGCGAAAACATTTTCTGAAGCGATATGAACCGGGAGAAGATCGATTTGTTGGGTTAGAAACAGAAGCAGCATCGAATGGTTGTTTGATCTTAAAAGATGCCTTAGCTTATCTGGAATGTGAGGTTAAAAATCGGATGGAATGTGGTGATCATTGGGTGATTTATGCCACAGTTAATAATGGTCATTTATTGCATCCAGAAGGGGTTACGGCTGTTCATTATCGTAAAACCGGATCGCAGTATTAA
- a CDS encoding type I restriction endonuclease subunit R translates to MTQTFPIERTLKTFSQLQTQFNLQRSTDDQFFTEWLNSDNELTQQEQQVLDAIQQKYFYQLSDNQLGEETIKLIVLSPLLNLAGFFDAPFRFKTKTTVQITVDSNDIIYRGRIDALILLETLWVVVIESKETSFSLELALPQTLAYMLGNPTPEKPVFGMVTNGGNFIFVKLQIQEFPQYELSNIFSLLPRRNQLYEVLQILKGLGQIAIQSNQN, encoded by the coding sequence ATGACCCAAACTTTTCCAATTGAGCGTACTCTCAAAACCTTTAGTCAACTGCAAACTCAATTCAATCTTCAGCGCAGCACTGATGATCAATTTTTCACGGAATGGTTAAACTCTGACAACGAACTAACACAACAGGAACAACAAGTTCTTGATGCTATTCAGCAAAAATACTTTTATCAACTCTCAGACAATCAACTTGGAGAAGAAACGATTAAATTAATTGTGTTATCTCCACTGCTGAATTTGGCTGGTTTTTTTGATGCCCCTTTTCGCTTTAAAACGAAAACAACTGTGCAAATTACAGTAGATAGTAATGATATTATTTATCGAGGGAGGATAGATGCACTGATTTTGCTAGAAACACTTTGGGTTGTGGTGATAGAATCCAAAGAAACAAGTTTTTCTTTAGAACTGGCTTTACCACAAACCTTAGCTTATATGTTAGGGAATCCTACACCGGAAAAGCCTGTTTTTGGAATGGTAACCAATGGTGGAAATTTTATCTTTGTTAAACTCCAAATCCAAGAATTTCCCCAATATGAATTATCTAATATATTTTCTCTCCTTCCCCGCCGCAACCAACTCTATGAGGTGTTGCAAATTCTCAAGGGTTTGGGACAAATTGCAATTCAGTCAAACCAAAATTAG
- the nfi gene encoding deoxyribonuclease V (cleaves DNA at apurinic or apyrimidinic sites): MNIQRRETWPTTVEEAMVIQNQLKSLVRTTDELKTVKYVAGVDVGFKEDYTISQAAVAVLSFPDLTLQETAIAQRPTTFPYIPGFLSFREVPVILDVLEKLTITPNLIICDGQGIAHPRRFGLACHLGVLIDQPTIGAAKSLLIGKHDDLPAEKGSWTPLKNKGEIIGAVLRSRTNVRPLYISPGHRISLETSIDYVLNCLTKYRLPETTRWADKLASHT; the protein is encoded by the coding sequence ATGAACATTCAACGCCGGGAAACATGGCCGACAACGGTTGAAGAGGCGATGGTAATTCAAAACCAACTTAAATCCTTAGTTCGGACAACAGATGAATTAAAAACTGTTAAATATGTGGCTGGGGTTGATGTAGGATTTAAAGAAGATTATACCATTTCTCAAGCAGCAGTAGCGGTCTTAAGTTTTCCTGATTTAACATTACAAGAAACTGCGATCGCCCAACGTCCAACCACCTTTCCTTATATTCCTGGATTTTTATCATTTCGAGAAGTTCCTGTAATTTTAGATGTTTTAGAAAAATTAACAATAACCCCTAATTTAATTATCTGTGATGGTCAAGGAATTGCCCACCCTAGACGATTTGGATTAGCCTGTCATTTAGGGGTATTAATTGATCAACCGACCATTGGCGCGGCTAAATCGCTATTAATTGGAAAACATGACGATCTCCCGGCTGAAAAAGGCAGTTGGACACCGTTAAAAAACAAAGGAGAAATCATTGGTGCAGTGCTACGTTCGAGAACTAATGTTAGACCCCTTTATATTTCCCCAGGTCATCGGATTAGTTTAGAAACGTCTATTGATTATGTCTTAAACTGTCTGACTAAATATCGTTTACCTGAAACCACCCGATGGGCGGATAAATTAGCTTCCCATACTTAA
- a CDS encoding DUF2809 domain-containing protein yields the protein MKLKQYQQIILISLIALIPIGLASKFYKGPFDLWLNNSVGGVFYEIFWVLLVVFINPILSPGWVAFWVFIVTSILEFAQLWKPPFLEVIRATLLGRLLLGTTFSWWDFPYYVIGCGLAWLGLKYLKSSLKSID from the coding sequence ATGAAACTCAAGCAATATCAACAAATTATTTTAATCAGTTTAATTGCTTTAATTCCCATTGGATTAGCCAGTAAATTTTATAAGGGGCCGTTTGATTTATGGCTGAATAATTCTGTAGGTGGGGTATTTTATGAAATATTTTGGGTGCTTTTAGTTGTTTTTATTAATCCTATTTTATCCCCTGGATGGGTTGCATTTTGGGTTTTTATTGTAACTTCTATTTTAGAATTTGCTCAACTCTGGAAACCGCCTTTCTTAGAAGTAATTCGTGCAACCTTATTAGGTCGGTTATTACTGGGAACAACATTTTCCTGGTGGGATTTTCCCTATTATGTTATTGGTTGTGGATTGGCTTGGTTAGGGTTAAAATATCTTAAATCTTCTTTAAAATCAATAGATTAA
- a CDS encoding (Fe-S)-binding protein, translating to MSTSDFVAESQLIPAKDSNFLGQNPHLTSDEIPGFDSINPPNPNFISTCVHCGFCLSTCPSYRVLGTEMDSPRGRIYLMDAISKNDASLGETTAQHFDSCLGCLACVTTCPSGVKYDQLITATRPQVERNVPRSLPDRLIRALIFNLFPYPNRLRAFLIPLFIYQKLGVQKIVRTTGLLPKISPRLAAMESILPEITAEAFREDFPVIIPAQGEKRYRVGVILGCVQRLFFNPVNEATVRVLTANGCEVVIPRNQGCCGALPEHQGQTEQSHTLIKQMIDRFSGTNVDAIIINAAGCGHTLKEYGHILKDDPQYREQAEEFAKKVKDVQEFLAEIGLTKTLYPLTETGELTLVYQDACHLLHGQKISSQPRQLLQQIPGVNLREPLDAALCCGSAGVYNLLQPEVAEELGQQKVENLTNTGAELIASANPGCSLQIKKHLQLQGKDIPLMHPMELLDYSIRGVKIK from the coding sequence ATGTCAACCTCTGACTTTGTTGCTGAATCTCAATTAATTCCGGCAAAAGACAGTAATTTTTTAGGACAAAACCCCCATTTAACCTCGGATGAAATTCCAGGGTTTGACTCAATTAATCCTCCTAATCCCAATTTTATTAGTACCTGCGTTCACTGTGGATTTTGTTTATCGACTTGTCCCAGTTATCGAGTGTTAGGAACAGAAATGGACTCTCCTAGGGGACGAATTTATTTAATGGATGCGATTTCCAAAAATGATGCGTCTTTAGGAGAAACAACCGCCCAACATTTTGATAGTTGTTTAGGCTGTTTAGCCTGCGTTACGACTTGTCCATCTGGGGTTAAATATGATCAATTAATTACCGCCACTCGTCCCCAAGTTGAACGAAATGTACCTCGCAGTTTACCAGACCGTTTAATTCGCGCCTTAATCTTTAATTTATTTCCCTATCCCAACCGTTTAAGAGCGTTTTTAATTCCGCTTTTCATCTATCAAAAATTAGGAGTACAAAAAATTGTGAGAACAACGGGTTTATTACCCAAAATTTCTCCCCGTTTAGCCGCAATGGAATCCATTTTACCCGAAATTACTGCTGAGGCGTTTCGAGAGGATTTCCCGGTCATTATTCCCGCCCAAGGGGAAAAACGTTATCGAGTCGGGGTAATTTTAGGCTGTGTTCAACGGTTATTTTTTAATCCGGTTAATGAAGCAACGGTGAGAGTTTTAACGGCCAATGGGTGTGAAGTCGTAATTCCGAGAAATCAAGGGTGTTGTGGGGCGTTACCCGAACATCAAGGACAAACCGAACAATCTCATACGTTAATTAAACAAATGATTGATCGATTTTCGGGAACAAATGTGGATGCTATTATTATTAATGCGGCGGGATGTGGTCATACTTTAAAAGAATATGGACATATCTTGAAAGATGATCCTCAATATCGAGAACAAGCGGAAGAATTTGCAAAAAAAGTGAAGGATGTACAAGAATTTTTAGCCGAAATTGGTTTAACAAAAACCCTGTATCCCTTAACAGAAACCGGAGAATTAACCTTAGTTTATCAAGATGCTTGTCATTTATTACATGGACAAAAAATTAGTTCCCAACCTCGTCAACTTTTGCAACAAATTCCAGGGGTAAACTTACGAGAACCCCTCGATGCGGCTTTATGCTGTGGAAGTGCGGGAGTTTATAATTTATTACAACCGGAAGTCGCTGAAGAATTAGGACAACAAAAAGTGGAAAATTTAACCAATACGGGGGCGGAATTAATTGCTTCTGCAAATCCGGGTTGTTCGTTACAAATTAAAAAGCATTTACAATTACAAGGAAAGGATATTCCGTTAATGCACCCAATGGAATTACTGGATTATTCCATTCGAGGCGTTAAAATTAAATAG
- a CDS encoding FAD-binding oxidoreductase encodes MISTTDLKNRQEFEKIVGEANVQPWDEIEPLRQQQMIQSFAPETTLQGIIYPQTQDELSQVIAYSHQEKLSILPCGSCSKINWGGLIKSVDFAVSTERMNQLIEHAVGDLTVTVEAGMKFSQLKAILDQKNQFLGFDPTYPERATIGGIIATGDTGSLRQRYRSIRDMILGISIVRYDGKIAKAGGRVVKNVAGYDLMKLFTSSYGTLGIISQITLRVYPQAESSGTVILTGEPEAITQVNQTLLSSALTPVAVDLISTNLSKVLGLGDHIGLVVQFQSIPESVQQQSQRLMELGEKLGLKAIYFDVDEGNLWQQLKQQIWQSESNTSILCKIGITPTSAVKTLMQCQTLGVIHAGVGLGVLQFESVSSETLLNLRKWCESQGGFLSILKAPLELKQQLEVWGYSGNALNLMRQIKKQFDPQNQFSPNRFVGGI; translated from the coding sequence GTGATTTCTACCACCGACCTTAAAAACCGACAGGAATTCGAGAAAATCGTAGGGGAAGCTAATGTCCAACCTTGGGACGAAATCGAACCCCTGCGACAACAACAGATGATACAATCCTTCGCACCCGAAACAACTCTTCAAGGGATTATTTATCCTCAAACTCAAGATGAATTATCTCAAGTCATTGCCTATAGTCATCAAGAGAAATTGAGCATTTTGCCCTGTGGTTCTTGTAGTAAAATTAATTGGGGAGGATTGATTAAATCCGTTGATTTTGCCGTTAGTACAGAACGAATGAATCAACTGATTGAACACGCCGTTGGAGATTTAACAGTTACAGTAGAAGCGGGAATGAAATTTTCCCAATTAAAAGCTATTTTAGATCAGAAAAACCAATTTTTAGGATTCGATCCCACCTATCCAGAACGAGCAACAATCGGGGGAATTATTGCCACAGGTGATACTGGTTCTCTACGACAACGTTATCGTAGTATCCGCGATATGATATTGGGGATTTCTATTGTTCGTTATGATGGAAAAATCGCTAAAGCGGGAGGTCGAGTTGTTAAAAATGTAGCCGGTTATGACTTAATGAAATTATTCACAAGCTCCTATGGAACCCTGGGAATAATTAGCCAAATTACCCTACGAGTTTATCCCCAAGCGGAATCTTCAGGAACCGTTATTTTAACCGGAGAACCGGAAGCAATTACACAAGTCAACCAAACCTTATTATCTTCGGCTTTAACTCCCGTTGCTGTGGATTTAATCTCTACTAATCTTTCAAAAGTATTAGGATTGGGAGATCATATTGGTTTAGTTGTTCAGTTTCAAAGTATTCCTGAAAGTGTACAACAACAAAGTCAACGATTAATGGAATTGGGAGAAAAATTAGGGTTAAAAGCGATATATTTTGACGTTGATGAGGGGAATTTATGGCAACAATTAAAACAGCAAATTTGGCAATCTGAATCTAACACTTCTATTCTTTGTAAAATTGGTATTACCCCCACCTCTGCGGTTAAAACCTTGATGCAATGTCAAACCCTAGGCGTTATTCATGCTGGAGTTGGTTTAGGAGTTTTACAGTTTGAAAGCGTTTCTTCAGAAACTCTGTTAAACTTAAGAAAATGGTGCGAATCTCAAGGCGGTTTTTTATCTATTTTAAAAGCACCCCTAGAGTTAAAACAACAGTTAGAAGTTTGGGGATATTCAGGAAATGCGTTAAATTTAATGCGCCAAATCAAAAAACAATTTGATCCTCAAAATCAGTTTAGCCCTAATCGCTTTGTCGGTGGAATTTAA
- a CDS encoding DUF4079 domain-containing protein, producing MEFKDIIALIHPVLAVGFVFPLIGISVYMAWQTRQRRLYYSDQENKSKIAAIVGQEHLKIGRWLTGSVVAITLIALAYSIYFKGVFNNLSPEKMPQAIFIVLMFIFTLVSLILLYRAKPNQPLWRGIFATLTGMGIVVIGCQDGVFRRGYEWQFSHYYYGVAAALLMIFSLAIVPDIYKSNRWRITHTVLNCIALLLFLGQGMTGTRDLLEIPLSWQQQHLYQCDWNQRTCPQPPKS from the coding sequence ATGGAATTTAAGGATATTATCGCATTAATCCATCCTGTATTGGCGGTGGGTTTTGTGTTTCCCCTGATTGGCATTTCTGTCTATATGGCATGGCAAACCCGTCAACGTCGTCTCTACTATTCTGATCAAGAGAATAAAAGTAAAATTGCGGCTATTGTCGGACAAGAACATTTAAAAATCGGTCGGTGGTTAACTGGTTCAGTGGTGGCAATTACCTTGATTGCTTTAGCTTATTCTATTTATTTTAAAGGTGTTTTTAATAATTTATCGCCGGAAAAAATGCCTCAAGCTATTTTTATTGTTTTAATGTTTATATTCACGCTTGTTTCTCTAATTTTACTGTATCGAGCTAAACCAAATCAACCCCTATGGCGAGGAATTTTTGCCACCTTAACAGGCATGGGAATTGTCGTGATAGGATGCCAAGATGGGGTTTTTAGACGAGGATACGAGTGGCAATTTTCTCATTATTATTATGGGGTAGCAGCAGCTTTATTAATGATTTTTTCCTTAGCGATTGTACCCGATATTTATAAATCGAATCGCTGGAGAATAACCCATACCGTTCTCAATTGTATCGCTTTATTATTATTTTTAGGTCAAGGCATGACGGGAACGAGAGATTTATTAGAAATTCCCCTGAGTTGGCAACAACAACATCTCTATCAATGTGATTGGAATCAGAGAACTTGTCCTCAACCGCCTAAAAGTTAA